A genomic segment from Spinacia oleracea cultivar Varoflay chromosome 3, BTI_SOV_V1, whole genome shotgun sequence encodes:
- the LOC110777459 gene encoding putative disease resistance RPP13-like protein 1 isoform X2, producing MDASIAGASPEKGKSDIPEDSVSKSGSSTLISMSAASPATKHELAELSENKTAKHWTPEINDAFIRAVLSLGHQNATPNGILQLMNVKGLTMESVTSHLLSYRLSLQKTQDFAFQEPGSGDGTSSAHQLFDEIPQGLAGGGISAAHQVFDDMHLKTSNEGSAGGGISGAYQPFDEIPPHSAGVGASGTHLVFGEFCNGKLLGEKMKSGTSLNNILQNESPKDAVSESLATFVEKRKTKKSPIHHHHHMKSLLNASAVFAPTYNYLPIPIYYPTLSAIDHRPFKSITHGLTPYHSIAKDVKYPGSMTYIPIDPYSHLQPSLPFDRMSINDPLHFDTMIVNDALLYCALFPPGDEFEKDTLVQLWMADGIFVEEPMERIAGLFFEDCLTKNYFQLSRTNLVTGKAMYKFIRDSRLDTLLISRDKRIGRIEGSYNLNDLSPEVSHVSIRCHNLKDFTAFCGFKKLEQLRTLILIQGQELSFKQVSRSFFLSLRLLRVLDLSQTRLMELPSSIENLVCLCYLDLSGTPIKCLPESIDCLKMIQTLKLRSCWNLSTLPNGMRKLINLRHLDFDVLHQLRSMPQGMGALTSIRTLSAFLVGVEEGCSIRQLKSMNNISGSFCISRLENVLTTGEAEEACLSNKSELTKLELHWSDSQDEDVVGNDNIISSLQPNTSLEELRISCYGGFELPHWICNPAYSKLVSITLFKCENCLVLSSLGQLPSLKSLNIADFRKLKVIDQKFYRGAGIPGCIAFPKLERLTVENMFSFEEWSGLGRFNFPHLLKLTIKHCPKLQRLRALSSLSSLEHLEISGCEMLSSFPNGKLPDGLETFIVEDCPFISAMALNDGGQDWYKVAHIPHVWIDHQEMSKNLREI from the exons ATGGACGCTTCCATCGCCGGGGCATCACCGGAGAAGGGAAAATCTGACATACCTGAAGATAGTGTTAGCAAATCAGGTTCTAGTACTCTTATTTCAATGTCAGCAGCGTCACCAGCTACTAAACATGAATTAGCTGAACTCTCCGAAAATAAAACGGCAAAGCATTGGACGCCGGAAATTAACGACGCATTCATCCGTGCGGTTTTATCCTTAGGGCATCAAAATGCTACGCCGAATGGAATTTTGCAGTTAATGAATGTCAAGGGTTTGACCATGGAGAGTGTGACAAGCCATTTGTTGAGTTACCGGCTTTCGTTGCAAAAGACGCAAGATTTTGCGTTCCAAGAGCCAGGATCAGGGGATGGAACTTCTAGTGCCCACCAACTGTTTGATGAAATTCCCCAAGGTTTGGCCGGGGGTGGGATTTCTGCCGCCCATCAAGTGTTTGATGATATGCATTTGAAAACATCTAATGAAGGTTCAGCAGGGGGTGGAATATCTGGAGCCTACCAACCGTTTGACGAAATTCCCCCACATTCGGCCGGGGTTGGAGCTTCTGGAACCCATCtagtatttggtgaattttgcaATGGTAAACTGCTGGGAGAAAAAATGAAATCAGGAACGAGTTTGAATAATATTCTGCAGAACGAGTCGCCCAAGGATGCTGTTTCCGAGTCATTGGCGACGTTTGTGGAGAAGAGGAAGACAAAGAAAAGTCCaatccatcatcatcatcatatgaAGAGCTTATTGAATGCCTCAGCTGTATTTGCTCCTACTTATAATTATCTTCCTATTCCTATATATTATCCAACTCTCAGTGCCATTGACCATCGCCCTTTTAAATCTATAACTCACGGATTGACCCCTTATCATTCTATTGCTAAAGATGTAAAATATCCTGGTTCTATGACTTATATCCCTATTGATCCCTATTCCCATCTTCAGCCTAGCTTGCCTTTTGATCGGATGTCTATCAATGATCCCTTGCATTTTGATACAATGATCGTTAATGATGCCTTGCTTTATTGTGCTTTGTTTCCTCCTGGTGATGAATTTGAGAAAGATACACTGGTTCAGTTATGGATGGCAGATGGGATTTTTGTTGAAGAGCCGATGGAGAGAATAGCTGGCCTATTTTTTGAGGATTGTTTGACAAAGAATTACTTTCAGTTGAGCAGAACCAATTTGGTAACTGGTAAAGCTATGTATAAATTCATCAGAGACAGCCGCTTAGACACATTATTGATCTCAAGAGACAAACGTATTGGTAGAATAGAGGGTAGTTACAACTTAAACGATCTTTCTCCGGAAGTCTCTCATGTGTCTATACGATGTCACAATCTTAAAGATTTTACTGCTTTCTGTGGTTTTAAAAAACTCGAGCAACTCAGAACGTTAATATTGATCCAAGGCCAAGAATTGAGCTTCAAGCAAGTCTCACGCAGTTTCTTTTTGTCGTTGAGGCTGCTGCGAGTTTTGGATTTAAGTCAGACTCGTCTCATGGAGCTTCCAAGTTCCATAGAGAATCTAGTATGTCTATGTTACTTAGACCTTTCAGGTACTCCCATCAAATGTTTGCCTGAATCAATCGACTGCCTTAAGATGATACAGACCTTGAAACTCAGAAGCTGCTGGAATCTCTCCACTTTGCCTAATGGTATGAGAAAGCTAATCAACTTACGACATCTTGATTTCGATGTCCTTCACCAGTTACGGTCAATGCCTCAGGGGATGGGAGCGTTAACTAGCATCAGAACACTATCAGCGTTCCTTGTGGGAGTGGAAGAAGGGTGCAGTATTAGGCAGTTAAAAAGCATGAATAACATCTCAGGAAGCTTTTGCATCTCAAGGCTTGAAAACGTATTGACAACGGGTGAGGCTGAGGAGGCTTGTTTGTCTAACAAGTCAGAGCTAACAAAACTGGAGTTGCATTGGAGTGATTCACAAGATGAAGATGTTGTAGGAAATGATAATATTATTTCTTCACTTCAGCCAAATACAAGCCTAGAAGAGTTACGCATAAGTTGTTATGGTGGTTTTGAACTTCCTCATTGGATCTGTAATCCGGCATACTCCAAACTTGTTAGTATCACCCTCTTCAAATGTGAAAACTGTCTAGTCTTATCATCCCTTGGTCAACTACCTTCACTGAAATCTTTAAACATAGCTGACTTCCGCAAACTGAAGGTGATTGATCAAAAGTTTTACAGAGGTGCAGGCATTCCAGGGTGCATTGCGTTCCCAAAGTTAGAGAGGTTAACTGTTGAAAATATGTTCAGTTTTGAAGAATGGTCTGGACTTGGGAGGTTCAACTTCCCTCATCTTCTTAAGCTCACAATTAAACATTGCCCCAAACTCCAGAGGTTACGCGCACTATCTAGCCTAAGTTCCCTTGAACACTTGGAGATTAGTGGTTGTGAAATGCTTTCTTCTTTTCCTAATGGAAAACTGCCTGATGGGTTAGAAACTTTCATTGTCGAGGATTGCCCCTTCATTAGTGCAATGGCCTTGAATGATGGTGGTCAGGATTGGTATAAGGTTGCACATATTCCACATGTATGGATTGATCATCAGGAGATGTCGAAGAATCTCAG GGAGATTTAG
- the LOC110777459 gene encoding putative disease resistance protein RGA4 isoform X1 has protein sequence MEAIPSFLALALLQELRERFKSLVIDEAVRVIRFNPECELNKLEGELLKAQALQESFQLTNNKSWQHWVGDLTRVCYDAEDLIDDIVLGGCRTTLLVKILSYFTKGSMAQQMQDLQDRLKDIVSGLDIVNKTKQKKTVDRKEQLLPPVKLIGRDADKESIIALLLEEKISFVSVVGIAGLGKTTLAHNVQCDSRIRDNFHHIVWVSVSSNFDLATIKDFLIRYWRQEYEYKCFYTTHFLEFQEFCVGKKFLIVLDDLWNVKKDDWITFCSLFQYSSGFKLLLTTSNPNVASVTKAIPYHLQLMRNEDCQTLILDRALSYNNLSERQRVTLEDIAGELAQKCKGLPLVANTLGLLLSSKRGEDEWVTLSERDICELREFKEEIFPAFRFSNPDLASYLKRCLAYCSLFPCDYVFKKDSLVQLWMAEGFLLPQGKTSLEQIGGDYWDELRWRSVFQHAHLDDHDMQTYKIHEFIRRFAELLSSGTCFMFEEGERSSSSVHWYKKARHLSLLCHSIQLKFLEEIEKCDGLRTFLLLSEHGTRIGKVPYSLFQKLVRLRVLDLSHTDIDELPESLGRLKHLRYLDASQTHILRLPKSASNLNGLQILKLKGCHELLELPKDLKNLSNLVHLDVDIRKLRCMPAGLGSLNHLKTLSAFVVGKREGYRITELKILNHIRGSICISKLENVKDGAEAREAMMCSKPFIRRLELEWSHCSIDGSIAIDVLAGLQPHKTLTELQIINYGGSSFPGWLTSPTCRLVSIHVQHCRQNDVLPSLGQLPFLKNLHIEGMCYVKYVDSHFCGESKTGAFPSLESLIIKDMMHLQRWETLPDNSMPQLRVLLVQNCPNLFLMQSFNHMNSLQNLEINRCNRLNSLPMLPVSIQSLIIIKSDVVKQLYQPEEGPKWRTIREIPYVEIDCKIVVFEG, from the coding sequence ATGGAAGCAATTCCGTCTTTCTTGGCGTTGGCTTTGCTTCAAGAGTTGCGAGAAAGATTCAAATCCTTAGTCATCGATGAAGCTGTTCGAGTAATTCGCTTTAATCCAGAATGCGAACTGAACAAGTTGGAGGGGGAACTTTTGAAGGCCCAAGCCTTGCAAGAAAGCTTTCAGTTGACAAACAACAAAAGTTGGCAACACTGGGTTGGAGATCTAACAAGAGTCTGCTATGACGCTGAAGACTTGATTGATGATATAGTGCTTGGTGGCTGCAGAACTACACTACTGGTGAAAATCTTGTCATATTTCACCAAGGGAAGCATGGCCCAACAGATGCAAGATCTCCAAGATAGGTTGAAGGACATAGTAAGTGGATTAGATATCGTCAACAAAACAAAGCAGAAAAAAACTGTTGACAGAAAGGAACAGTTACTGCCTCCTGTGAAGTTGATTGGGAGAGATGCAGACAAAGAGAGCATTATTGCCCTGCTTCTGGAGGAGAAAATAAGCTTTGTTTCTGTTGTTGGCATAGCCGGACTTGGAAAAACAACACTTGCTCATAATGTTCAATGTGATTCCAGAATCCGAGACAATTTTCATCATATAGTGTGGGTCTCAGTGTCTTCGAATTTCGATCTGGCAACAATTAAAGACTTCCTCATCAGGTATTGGAGGCAGGAATATGAGTACAAGTGTTTTTATACGACACACTTTCTAGAATTTCAGGAATTTTGTGTGGGAAAAAAGTTTTTGATCGTGTTGGATGACTTATGGAATGTCAAGAAGGATGATTGGATTACTTTCTGTTCTCTGTTTCAGTACTCGTCTGGTTTCAAACTTCTTCTCACCACTAGCAATCCGAATGTAGCATCCGTTACCAAAGCTATTCCATATCATTTGCAGTTGATGAGGAATGAAGATTGTCAGACTCTAATACTGGATAGAGCACTCTCTTATAATAATCTATCTGAACGTCAACGTGTAACTTTGGAGGATATTGCTGGAGAATTAGCCCAAAAGTGCAAGGGTTTGCCTCTGGTGGCCAATACACTGGGCCTCCTCTTATCTTCTAAACGTGGTGAGGATGAATGGGTGACCTTATCAGAGAGAGACATATGTGAGTTACGGGAATTCAAAGAAGAAATATTTCCTGCTTTTAGATTCAGTAACCCTGATCTGGCATCATATCTGAAGAGGTGCCTTGCTTACTGCTCCTTATTCCCTTGTGATTACGTCTTCAAGAAAGACAGCTTGGTTCAGCTATGGATGGCGGAAGGTTTTCTTCTGCCTCAAGGGAAGACAAGCCTAGAACAGATTGGAGGTGATTACTGGGATGAGCTACGATGGAGATCCGTCTTTCAACATGCACATCTTGATGACCACGATATGCAAACTTACAAAATACATGAATTTATTCGCAGGTTTGCTGAATTACTGTCCTCTGGCACATGTTTTATGTTTGAGGAAGGTGAACGGTCTAGCTCATCAGTTCATTGGTACAAAAAGGCTCGTCATTTGTCTTTGCTTTGTCATAGCATCCAACTGAAATTCCTCGAGGAAATTGAGAAATGTGATGGTCTGAGAACATTTCTTTTACTAAGTGAACATGGAACCCGAATTGGCAAAGTTCCTTATTCACTTTTTCAGAAGCTAGTGCGACTAAGAGTTCTAGACTTGAGTCATACTGATATCGATGAGCTTCCTGAGTCTTTGGGTAGACTAAAGCATCTTCGGTATTTAGATGCATCTCAGACGCATATCCTAAGGTTGCCTAAGTCAGCTTCTAACCTTAATGGATTGCAAATACTCAAGTTGAAAGGATGTCATGAACTTCTAGAGTTGCCAAAAGATTTGAAAAACTTGAGCAATCTTGTACATCTTGATGTGGACATTAGGAAATTGAGGTGCATGCCAGCAGGCCTAGGAAGTCTAAATCACCTTAAAACACTTTCTGCCTTTGTTGTTGGTAAGAGAGAAGGATATCGCATTACAGAGCTgaaaattttgaatcatatACGTGGTTCAATTTGCATTAGTAAACTTGAAAATGTCAAGGATGGGGCAGAGGCCAGGGAAGCCATGATGTGCAGTAAACCATTTATCAGAAGGTTGGAATTAGAATGGAGTCATTGCTCTATAGATGGTTCAATTGCAATCGATGTCCTCGCTGGCCTTCAACCTCACAAAACTTTGACAGAGCTGCAAATAATTAACTATGGTGGTTCTAGCTTTCCTGGTTGGCTAACAAGCCCAACCTGCAGACTTGTGAGTATTCATGTGCAACATTGCCGGCAAAATGATGTGTTGCCTTCACTTGGACAACTTCCTTTCCTCAAGAATCTTCATATAGAAGGTATGTGCTATGTAAAATATGTGGACAGCCATTTTTGCGGAGAAAGTAAAACTGGAGCCTTCCCTTCATTAGAGTCTCTGATAATCAAAGACATGATGCACCTTCAGAGGTGGGAAACATTGCCAGACAATAGCATGCCACAGCTCCGTGTTCTTTTGGTTCAGAATTGTCCAAACCTTTTCTTGATGCAATCGTTTAATCATATGAATTCATTGCAAAATTTAGAGATCAACCGTTGCAATAGGCTGAATTCCTTGCCTATGCTACCAGTGTCAATACAATCATTGATCATTATCAAAAGTGATGTGGTGAAACAGCTATATCAGCCTGAAGAAGGTCCTAAATGGAGAACCATAAGAGAAATTCCTTACGTGGAGATCGACTGCAAGATTGTGGTTTTTGAAGGTTGA
- the LOC110797795 gene encoding calmodulin-like protein 3 codes for MPTISLSFPSLLNSPISSYFLPNTTTTTTTTTITTATTTNTPECPLSPSPSPPPPQLQKPNNKAMDAVELRRVFDMFDQNGDGRITMGELRGSLKNMGIFVPETDLAQMIGSIDVNGDGCVDGDEFQALYSLIMEREEDDQSDEEDMKEAFNVFDKNGDGFISVDELRSVLASLGLNQGRDLEDCKLMIMKVDVDGDGMVSFKEFKRMMKQGGFATLN; via the coding sequence ATGCCAACCATTTCCCTCTCTTTTCCTTCCCTTCTTAACTCCCCCATCTCCTCTTATTTCCTCCCCAACacaaccacaaccacaaccacaACAACAATCACCACCGCAACAACCACCAACACCCCTGAGTGCCCCCTATCTCCCTCTCCCTCGCCTCCGCCGCCGCAACTACAAAAGCCAAACAACAAGGCAATGGACGCGGTTGAGTTAAGGCGAGTGTTCGACATGTTCGACCAAAACGGAGACGGGAGGATAACCATGGGGGAGTTACGAGGGTCGCTTAAGAACATGGGCATCTTCGTCCCCGAAACCGATCTTGCACAAATGATCGGCAGCATTGACGTTAATGGCGACGGATGTGTGGACGGGGACGAGTTTCAAGCTCTCTATAGCCTTATTATGGAGAGAGAAGAAGACGATCAATCCGACGAGGAAGACATGAAAGAGGCTTTCAACGTGTTCGACAAGAACGGAGACGGGTTTATCTCCGTTGACGAGCTACGGTCCGTGCTCGCTTCCCTTGGTCTTAACCAAGGGAGGGATTTGGAAGATTGTAAGCTTATGATCATGAAAGTTGACGTGGATGGAGATGGTATGGTTAGTTTTAAAGAGTTTAAGAGAATGATGAAGCAAGGTGGTTTTGCTACTTTGAATTAA